One window from the genome of Desulforamulus ruminis DSM 2154 encodes:
- a CDS encoding aminopeptidase — protein MKMDKIRKNLMDALTAGRSQVTGVLVAYQMNRHIAERIAGILPYPVKVMDSTKEIPPLDTAQLKISHVIELYHPAREGYHRCKELRKSFWDSGYQTLSLYDWQEEYLDNQFWGDLDYPALAAIISGLMARIHQAKRFKITSPQGTDISFSTEGRRWLEANGISRNGNISQMPDGEVYTCPVEETFNGVIVVDGTVTRSWVPTKPVRLEFSKGQLVHCSKEFEKYIKNFPEEIKTIGEFAIGLNPDVHRVVGNISVDEKAAGTVHFALGDSYGLGKNKCDCHLDFVVRNPVLQMEPKIEIPFMKVYDF, from the coding sequence ATGAAAATGGATAAAATCAGGAAAAACCTTATGGACGCTCTGACCGCAGGCCGGAGCCAGGTAACAGGGGTCCTTGTGGCTTACCAAATGAACCGCCATATTGCCGAGCGAATTGCAGGAATTTTGCCCTATCCCGTAAAGGTTATGGATTCCACCAAAGAGATCCCCCCGTTGGATACGGCACAGCTAAAGATTAGTCATGTTATTGAGCTCTATCATCCTGCCCGGGAGGGTTACCACCGGTGCAAAGAGTTACGGAAGTCCTTTTGGGACAGCGGATATCAAACCCTTTCACTTTATGACTGGCAGGAGGAATATCTGGATAATCAATTTTGGGGAGACCTGGATTATCCTGCATTGGCAGCAATCATTTCCGGACTCATGGCAAGAATTCACCAGGCCAAACGATTTAAAATCACCTCTCCCCAAGGAACCGATATAAGCTTCTCGACAGAGGGCAGGCGTTGGTTAGAGGCCAATGGGATCTCCAGAAATGGCAATATATCTCAGATGCCCGATGGAGAGGTCTATACCTGTCCGGTTGAGGAGACCTTCAACGGAGTTATTGTGGTGGACGGCACCGTTACCCGTTCCTGGGTGCCGACCAAACCGGTTAGGCTGGAGTTTTCCAAGGGGCAATTGGTCCACTGCTCCAAAGAGTTTGAGAAATATATTAAGAACTTTCCGGAAGAAATCAAAACCATTGGCGAGTTTGCCATTGGTCTAAATCCGGATGTCCACCGGGTGGTAGGAAACATATCCGTAGATGAAAAGGCTGCAGGAACCGTTCATTTTGCCCTGGGTGACAGCTATGGGCTGGGAAAAAACAAGTGTGACTGTCATCTGGATTTTGTTGTAAGAAATCCGGTGCTGCAGATGGAACCTAAAATTGAAATACCTTTTATGAAGGTATATGACTTTTAG
- a CDS encoding ABC transporter ATP-binding protein — MEYILELKNLKKHFSVEENLLGPKKKSIMAVNGVDLKVAKGETLGLVGESGCGKSTLANLIIRLEEPTEGSILLAGTDITRMSEKQLKPLRSRMQMIFQDPYSSLDPRMKVGQIVAEPMAVLGRWTKAEMRERVVSLLAKVGLGEQHLDRHPHEFSGGQRQRISLARALTTDPELLILDEPTSALDVSVQAQVLNLLLELQSELKLTYLFISHNLSVINYLCHRVAVMYLGKIVEEGPTKEVLHNPLHPYTRALLEAVPKIGGPDLWDSPSCGEPPNPDHSLAGCRYHPRCCQAKEHCAEITPSLVEWNRNHFVACMEANR; from the coding sequence ATGGAATATATTCTGGAACTTAAAAACCTAAAAAAGCATTTTTCAGTGGAAGAGAATTTATTAGGCCCCAAAAAGAAATCCATTATGGCGGTTAACGGGGTTGATCTTAAAGTGGCTAAAGGAGAAACCCTGGGGTTAGTAGGGGAATCGGGATGCGGCAAAAGTACCCTGGCCAATTTAATCATTCGGCTGGAGGAGCCCACGGAAGGAAGTATCCTGCTGGCCGGGACGGATATTACCCGGATGTCTGAAAAGCAACTGAAGCCTTTGCGTTCGCGCATGCAGATGATTTTCCAGGATCCCTACTCTTCGTTGGATCCCAGGATGAAGGTTGGACAGATTGTTGCCGAGCCAATGGCTGTATTGGGCCGGTGGACCAAGGCTGAGATGCGGGAACGGGTAGTGTCCCTTTTGGCCAAGGTGGGACTGGGGGAACAACACCTGGATCGCCATCCCCATGAATTCAGCGGAGGCCAAAGACAACGCATTTCCCTGGCCCGGGCCCTTACCACAGACCCTGAATTATTAATTCTGGACGAACCGACCTCCGCCTTGGATGTTTCAGTCCAGGCCCAGGTGTTGAATCTGTTGCTGGAATTGCAGTCTGAATTAAAATTAACCTATCTTTTTATTTCCCATAATTTATCGGTGATCAACTATTTGTGTCACCGGGTGGCGGTGATGTATTTGGGGAAAATCGTTGAAGAAGGCCCCACCAAAGAGGTGCTGCATAACCCCCTTCACCCTTATACCCGGGCTTTGCTTGAGGCCGTACCTAAAATAGGGGGGCCGGACCTTTGGGACAGCCCTTCCTGCGGAGAACCGCCAAACCCGGACCATTCATTGGCAGGGTGCCGTTATCACCCCCGGTGCTGCCAAGCCAAAGAACATTGTGCGGAGATTACACCTTCCCTGGTTGAATGGAACCGGAATCACTTTGTTGCATGTATGGAGGCAAACCGTTAA
- a CDS encoding peptidase U32 family protein, translated as MKILAPVTSAREASALIAAGAGELYCGMNPKQWIKNFGQDSWINRRDPGNANIPNIQELKRTVDIAHRQDVPVFLALNQCQYPPEQYPLLQSIIQEAQKCGIDAFIIGDPGLMLFMVENFPGTAIHVSSLAAVLNSSAVHFFKEIGASRIIFPRYIDLDELKIIQDKAGRELEYEVFILNDGCSFEEGFCHVNHAFGGAICHRPWSYRLVSTSGGDRWSVKESFTKHLKDYQKWLWFVRNCHGGPGPKGHPVGMCGLCALPELHSLGVQSLKIVGREAPGGKKIASVKLVKRVMDAVVSGIEADKVKELAKRIRGTPALCTGYMCYYR; from the coding sequence ATGAAAATTTTAGCACCGGTTACCTCGGCTAGAGAAGCTTCGGCCCTGATTGCAGCAGGAGCGGGAGAACTTTACTGTGGTATGAATCCTAAACAGTGGATAAAAAACTTTGGCCAGGATAGCTGGATAAACCGACGGGATCCCGGGAACGCCAATATACCCAATATACAGGAGTTGAAAAGAACGGTTGACATAGCACACCGGCAGGATGTCCCTGTATTTTTGGCTTTAAATCAATGCCAATATCCTCCGGAGCAATACCCGCTGCTTCAATCCATTATCCAAGAGGCTCAAAAATGTGGCATTGACGCCTTTATTATAGGGGACCCCGGTTTAATGCTGTTTATGGTGGAAAATTTCCCCGGGACAGCCATTCATGTCAGCAGCCTAGCAGCGGTTTTAAATAGTTCGGCGGTCCATTTCTTTAAGGAGATAGGGGCTTCCAGGATCATTTTTCCCCGCTATATAGACCTGGATGAACTCAAGATCATTCAGGATAAGGCAGGGCGGGAGCTGGAATATGAAGTTTTTATCTTAAATGACGGCTGCAGTTTTGAGGAAGGCTTTTGCCACGTGAACCATGCCTTCGGCGGTGCAATCTGCCACAGGCCTTGGTCCTACAGGCTTGTGAGCACCTCCGGGGGAGACCGGTGGTCTGTAAAAGAATCTTTTACAAAGCATTTAAAGGATTATCAAAAATGGCTGTGGTTTGTAAGAAATTGTCACGGAGGACCGGGTCCCAAGGGACATCCCGTGGGCATGTGTGGTTTGTGTGCTCTCCCGGAATTGCACTCTCTGGGGGTGCAATCTTTAAAAATTGTGGGCAGGGAGGCACCCGGGGGGAAAAAGATTGCCAGTGTAAAATTGGTGAAAAGAGTGATGGATGCGGTTGTATCCGGGATAGAGGCTGATAAAGTGAAGGAGCTTGCTAAAAGAATTCGGGGAACCCCTGCCTTGTGTACCGGTTATATGTGTTATTATCGTTAG